gctgttaaATCATCCATGACCCATTTCGAGGCCGTTTAcccaaaagtccaattccggtcaaattctcaccatTTAAACTTCCAAAgctagtttccttcttccaatttaaccctgaatcatccgttaactgaattcaaccatgcacgcaagtcaatACATATATTATGAAGTTGCTCGAGACCTCAAACTGTCTAACCGGGCacaattgctcaaaatgaccagtcgggtcgttacattgcaGGACTAGTATCACTATATAGCGACTAGGTGTGATTGCACTCAACTACTGATGGAGGATATATGTAAACTACTTTGATAAATTATAAGTATATTTGAACAtttcttattatttatttgttaataataACTTTTGAGTTATACTTTTAATATTATATTCTATTATAACGGATATCTCTTGAACGAGGAAAGGGACAGGAACATTGTGCTAGATGAGTTGGAGAATTCAGGGAGTCATAGGGATTTTGGATTTTTTAGGCGTATTAGGAGCATAGAAGTGGAGGGGGCGATGCGGAAGATGGTCAGGGGTAAAGTTACTGGGCTAAATGAGATTCCATTGGAATTTTGAAAGGTAGTAGGTGGAGCAGTCTTGGAGTGACTTACTGGTTTGTTTTAATGTCATTTTTAGGAAGAAGAAAATGCCCGAAGTTTGGCGGCGGAGTTTAATGATCCCGTTGTATAcaaacaaaggtgatatccaggaCTATAACAACTATAGAGGTATCAAGTTATTGAGTCATactatgaaagtttgggagagggtggtggagatGAGGGTGCGATGTAGTGTTAACCGGTTTGGATTTATGTCGGGATGGTCTACTAAAGAAGACATTCACCTTGTGAGGAGATTGGTGGAGCAGTATAAGGAGAGGAAGAAGGACTTGCATTTGGTATTCATCGACCTAGAGAAAGCCTATGTAAAATCCCGCGAGAGGTCATATGGAAATGTATGGAGGCTAGCGGTGTCCCGATGGTGTACATTATGGAGATTAAGGACATGTACGAGGGAGCGAAGACTCGGGTGAGGACTGCGGGAGGAGACTCGGATCATTTTCTAGTGGAGATGGGGTTACATCAAGTATCGGCTCTTAGCCATTTTTGTTTGCCTTAGCTTTAGATGTGCTGACACATAACATGCAAGGGGAGGTGCCATAATGTATgttattcattgatgacatagtCTTAATTGACGAAACGCGAGGTGGAGTTAATGCTAAGTTGGAAGTTTGGAGACAAACGCTGGAGtcaaaaggtttcaagttgagtaagTCAAAAATTAAGTACTTAGAGTGCAAGTTCAGTAAGGGGATGCATGAAAGAAGAAGTGGAAGTGAGGATTGGTACTCAGGTTATCCTAAAAGAGATAGTTTTAAGTATCTTGGGTCTATTATTAACGGCAACgaggagattgacgaggatgttacTCATCGTATTGGAGCTGGGTGGATGAGATGGAGGCTCGCCTCGGGGATTTtttgtgataagaatgtgccccCTGGACTTAAGGGCAAGTTCTATAAAGTGGTGGTTAGACCGACTATGCTGTATGGAGCTGAGTGTTGGCCTGCCAAGAAATCCCATgaccaaaagatgaaagtagctgaaatgaggatgttgagatggatgtgtgggcatactaggAAAGACAGGATTACGAATAAAGTTATTAGGGACAAGGTAGGAGTGGCATCTATAGAGGACAAGTTGCGAGAATCGAGtctgagatggttcgggcatgtgaagaggagagacATAGATGCTCCGGTGATGAGGTGTGAGAAGTTGTCCAGGACGGGTCTGAAGAAGGGAaaaggtaggcctaagaagtattggggagaggtaattAGGTAGGACATGTCATTGCTTCAGCTTACCGATGACATGACCCACGATAGGAAGGTGTAGAGGTCGAGGATTATGGTTGTAGGTTGACAGATAGTAGTGTGTTCCTCCTAGGCCATT
This sequence is a window from Nicotiana sylvestris chromosome 3, ASM39365v2, whole genome shotgun sequence. Protein-coding genes within it:
- the LOC138888319 gene encoding uncharacterized protein; this translates as MLFIDDIVLIDETRGGVNAKLEVWRQTLESKGFKLSKSKIKYLECKFSKGMHERRSGSEDWYSGYPKRDSFKYLGSIINGNEEIDEDVTHRIGAGWMRWRLASGIFCDKNVPPGLKGKFYKVVVRPTMLYGAECWPAKKSHDQKMKVAEMRMLRWMCGHTRKDRITNKVIRDKVGVASIEDKLRESSLRWFGHVKRRDIDAPVMRCEKLSRTGLKKGKGRPKKYWGEVIR